A stretch of DNA from Thermodesulforhabdus norvegica:
TCTGGCCGATTTGCCCACAAAAGAGCAGCTAATGGCCAAACTTCTGGGTGTTCTTGTGGCCGTACCTACCGGCCTGGTGAGCGTCCTCAGCGGTGTGCCGAGGTCTTTCGTCGGAGTGCTTGCAGCTATCAGGGCAAAAAAAGAAGAACAGGGCGAATAAAGGAGGATAAAGGAAATGGCAGAGATTACCAAAGAAGATGTAATAAAGTTCATCGAGAACATGACGGTTCTTGAACTCAGCGAACTCGTAAAGGAGCTGGAAGAGCGTTTCGGTGTGACCGCCGCGGCTCCGGTGGCCGTTGCCGCCGCGGTTCCTGCTGGAGCAGCTCCTGCTGAAGCAGCTCCTGCCGAAGAAGAAAAGACCGAGTTTACGGTGGTGCTTACCGGTGTGGGAGATAAGAAGATTCAGGTGATCAAAGAAATCCGTGCCATAACAAACCTGGGTCTCAAAGAAGCCAAGGAACTCGTCGAGAATGTACCTTCTACGGTTAAAGAAGGAATTTCCAAAGAGGAAGCCGAAGAGATCGCCAAGAAACTGCAGGAAGCCGGAGCCACCGTAGAAATTAAGTAGCCATCTGAGATTTAGATGTTACAATGTGTCGGAAACCGGTCGGGTGTGAAACCGGTTTCCGACTTCGCTTTTGAAGTGGTGAAGAGAAAACAAAACAAAACAGAGGTGACAGGAGAAGCCATGGCAACGGCTTTGACCCATGAATATAGGGTAAGAAAGAATTTCGGGAAAATACGCCAGATTCTGGAAATACCCTACCTCATTGAGATGCAGAAGTCCAGCTATGACCAGTTCCTGCAGATGGACGTTCCTCCGGAAAAGCGAGAAAAGAAAGGACTACAGGAAGTATTTACTTCGGTTTTTCCAATAGAAGACATATCGGGTTCTGCAAGGCTTGAGTTCGTTTCTTACTCCTTCGGCGAGATTAAATACGATGTTCAGGAATGTATAGCAAGAGGTATGACCTACGGTGCTCCGCTGAAACTGCTCGTGCGCCTGGTTGTCTATGATGTGGACAAAGAAACCGGCCAGCGCGAAATACGGGACATCAAAGAACAGGAGATTTACTTCGGAAACCTTCCGATAATGACGGAAAAGGGTACTTTTATTATAAACGGGACGGAAAGGGTTGTTGTCAGTCAGCTCCAGAGGTCTCCCGGTATATTCTTCGATCACGATAAGGGCAAAAGTCACGTAAGCGGGAAGGTTCTTTATGCCGCCCGGATAATTCCTCTGAGAGGTTCGTGGCTGGATTTTGAATTCGACCATAAAGATATTCTCTATGTAAAAATCGATCGCCGCCGTAAATTTCCCGTAACGGTTTTGCTCAAGGCTCTGGGCTACAGCACGGAGGATCTGCTCCATTACTTCTACGAAAGTGAACAGGTCCGCCTTATAGACCGTGAAAGAGCCGAGAAAGTTCTCACCGAGGTACTTACGGGTAGCAGGGTAACCGAAGATATCGTTCATCCCGAAACCGGTGAGGTGATTCTTAAAAAAGGGCGCAAACTGGGGAAGCAAACCATAAAAAAGCTCCATGAACTTGGTATATCTGCCATACCTCTGAGTACCTCGGAGCTTATAGGAGAAGTCCTTGCTCATGATGTGATCGACTTTTCTACGGGAGAAATCATTGCCGAATGTAACGATGTGATAACGGAAGAGTTGCTCGATGAGATGTTTCGTCGAAACATCCGGGAGTTTACGGTTTTGCATATAAGCGGGCCCAATGTGAGTCCTTCTCTCAGGATGACCCTTCTTCAGGACAAGGGTATAGACTCGCGTGAAGACGCTCTTGCGGAAATTTACCGGAAAATGAGACCCGGAAATCCGGTTACCCGTGAAGCCGCCGAAGAATACCTCCACAATCTGTTCTTCAATCCCGATACCTACGATCTTTCCGAAGTAGGAAGGCTCAAACTGAACATCCAGCTGGGATTGGATGTTCCTTTGGATCAGAGAACCCTTCGTAGAGAAGATATCCTTGAAGCCGTAAAGCGACTTATCTGGTTGAAGGATACTCAGGGGCCTGTTGACGATATCGATAATCTGGGCAATCGCCGGGTAAGACCTGTGGGTGAATTGCTGGAGAATCAGTACCGTATAGGGCTTGTTCGTATGGAACGGGCCATAAAAGAACGCATGATCGTACAGGAAGTGGAAACCCTCATGCCCCACGACCTGATAAACGCCAAGCCCGTAACTTCCGTGGTAAAAGAATTCTTCGGCACAAGCCAGCTCTCTCAGTTCATGGATCAGACGAATCCGCTTTCCGAAATTACCCATAAGAGAAGGCTCAGTGCTCTAGGGCCGGGTGGTCTTACGAGAGAACGCGCAGGCTTTGAGGTTCGCGACGTTCACACCACTCACTACGGCAGGATATGCCCGATAGAAACCCCGGAAGGCCCCAACATCGGGCTTATTGTGTCTCTGGCTACCTATGCCCGGGTTAACAGGTACGGCTTTATCGAAACGCCTTATCGGAAGGTGGAAAACGGCAAGGTACTCGATGAGGTCGTGTATCTGACGGCTATGGACGAAAAAGACTATCCCATAGCCCAGGCCAATGCCCCTCTTGATGAGGAAAACCGATTTATAAATGAACACGTGACGGCTCGTAGAGGTGGCGAATACGTTCTGGTGCCTCGTGAAGAAGTAAAGTACATGGACGTGTCGCCCAACCAGGTTGTAAGTGTTTCGTCTTCATTGATCCCCTTCCTTGAGCATGATGATGCAAACCGTGCTCTGATGGGATCCAACATGCAACGTCAGGCCGTCCCGCTTATTCAGACCAGGGCTCCGCTTGTTGGGACCGGAATTGAAAGGGTTGTTGCAAGAGATAGCGGTATTACAACGGTGGCCCGACGCGATGGGATTGTTGAGTACGTGGATGCTACCCGCATTGTTGTTCGTGCCGACGAACCCGACGAAACCGGTAGCGTTGTTGACATCTACAGACTGATGAAGTTCCAGAGATCCAACCAGAACACATGCTTCAATCAAAAGCCCCTGGTCAGGCGAGGGGATCGAATTGTAAAGGGCCAGATCATTGCGGACGGACCGTCTACGGATCATGGAGAACTCGCCCTTGGCCGCAATGTTATGGTGGCCTTCATGAGCTGGGGCGGATACAATTTTGAGGATTCAATCCTGGTAAGCGAAAGGATTGTCAAAGAGGATATATTCACATCAATTCATATTGAAGAATTTGAGGTTCTCGCCAGGGATACCAAGCTTGGCAAGGAAGAGATCACGAGAGACATACCCAATGTGGGAGAAGATCAGCTCAAAAACCTGGATGAAAGCGGTATCGTTCGAATCGGTGCTTACGTTCGTCCAAACGATATACTCGTCGGGAAGGTAACCCCTAAAGGAGAAACGCAGCTCACGCCTGAAGAACGGTTACTGAGGGCGATCTTCGGCGAGAAAGCAAGCGATGTAAAGGACACGTCCTTAAGAGTGCCTCCGGGGGTTGAGGGTATCGTGATCGATGCCCGAGTGTTCTCAAGGCGTGGTCTTGAAAAGGATCAGAGGACCCAGAAGATAGAGGATGCGGAGGTTGCCAAGCTCCAGAAGGATATGCGCGATGAGGTGGAGATAATACGGAGAATGACCGTGAAGGAGCTGGCCCGGGTTCTTCAGGGGCGCACTTCCGGAGTAACCATCAAAGACGGTCAGGTGACCTATGTCAAAAAGGGCGATCCCCTTACGGAAGAGATCCTCTCTGAGATGAGCCCGTTTTTGTGGAAAAAGATAGTTCCTGCCGAAGATCCTCAGTTGAGCCTGGAGATTGAGCGGATATACAACGACTATCAGAGTCAGGTGGACAGGGTGCGCGACCTCTTTGAGAAAAAGATTGAAAAGATCCGGAGCGGTGATGAATTGCCTCCGGGTGTGCTGAAGATGGTCAAGGTTTACGTTGCCGTAAAACGCAAACTTCAGGTCGGTGACAAGATGGCCGGAAGGCACGGAAACAAGGGTGTGGTATCTCGGATCCTTCCGGTTGAAGATATGCCCTACTTTGCAGACGGCACTCCCGTCGATATCGTGCTGAATCCTCTTGGTGTGCCTTCTCGTATGAACGTCGGACAGATTCTTGAAACACATCTGGGGTGGGCTGCCAAGGGACTTGGTGAACAGCTTGCAAGGCTTATTGAAGAGTATAAGGAAAGGGAAACAATAGAGCAGAAGCTCAAACGGATATACAGTCAACTTGAATTTGATAAGTACTTCAAAGATGCAACTGATGAGGAGCTTAAGGCTCTTGTTCCGCAGTTTCGCGAAGGTGTTCATATTGCTTCTCCGGTTTTTGACGGTGCTAAGGAAGACGAGATCAGAGAATTTCTTAAAGAAGCCGGACTTCCGGAAACAGGACAAACAATACTTTATGACGGTCGCACTGGCGAGCCCTTTGATACCCCGGTCACCGTTGGAATAATGTACATGTTGAAGTTGCATCATCTTGTGGATGACAAGATTCACGCTCGTTCTATCGGGCCTTATTCCCTTGTCACTCAGCAACCCCTCGGCGGAAAAGCCCAGTTTGGTGGTCAGCGGCTCGGAGAAATGGAAGTCTGGACGATGGAAGCCTATGGTGCGGCTTATGCTCTTCAGGAGTTTCTAACCGTCAAATCCGATGACGTGCCTGGTAGGACCAGGATGTACGGAAAGATCGTAAAGGGTGACAACACCCTTGAAGCGGGAATTCCCGAATCCTTTAAGGTTATGACAAAAGAGCTGCAGGCTCTGGCTCTGGATTTTCGCACTCTTGAAGAGGTTGAAGACGAAGAAGAGTAGCAAATAGATTCACCCGGCCGGTTCGATGTTGCGGTTATCCCTTCGAGCCGGCCGGTCTAAGGAATAAAAACGCAGTTAGAGGAGGTTTTTCCTTGAAAGACCTTTATCAATTTGGACAGGTTCGGCGAGACCCCAATCAGTTTAACGCCGTAAAGATTATGATTGCCTCTCCTGAGGTGATCCGCGAATGGTCTTACGGCGAAGTGAAAAAGCCGGAGACCATTAACTACAGAACCTTTAAACCGGAACGGGATGGGCTTTTCTGTGCGCGCATATTTGGCCCTGTTAAGGATTTTGAGTGTAATTGCGGTAAATACAAGCGGATGAAGCACAGGGGAGTGGTTTGTGAAAAGTGCGGTGTTGAGGTCATTCAGTCGAAGGTTCGTCGCGAAAGGATGGCTCATATTGAGCTGGCTTCCCCTGTGGCCCACATCTGGTTTCTGAGAAGCCTCCCGAGCAAGATCGGTCATCTTCTGGATCTTACGCTGAGAGAGCTCGAAAGGGTTCTCTACTTCGATTCCTATATAGTGATCGATCCGGGTAAAGCTCCCGTTAGCAGAGGTGAATTGATAACGGAAGAGAGATTCCGACAGCTTACGGCCGAGTACGGCCCTGAATTTCGAGCAGGCATAGGTGCCGAGGCAATCAAGGAATTGCTCAGCAAGATTGATCTTGATGAAATCGTCCAGCAGTTGCGGGAAGAAGTTCAAAATACCAGTTCTGAAGCGAAAAAGAAGAAACTGGGCAAAAGGCTCAGGGTTGTCGATGCCTTCAGGACTTCAGGGAATCGTCCCGAATGGATGATCCTGGATGTGGTTCCGGTGCTTCCTCCCGATCTAAGGCCACTGGTACCGTTAGACGGAGGCCGCTTTGCCACAAGCGACCTGAATGATCTTTATCGCAGGGTTATTAACCGAAACAACAGATTAAAGAGGCTTCAGGATCTCGGTGCTCCGGAAATCATAATCCGCAACGAAAAACGGATGCTCCAGGAAGCGGTGGACGTCCTTTTCGACAATGGGCGCAGGGGCAAAGTGGTGCTGGGAAGCAACAAGCGCCCCCTCAAATCTCTGAGTGACATGCTCAAAGGCAAGCAGGGAAGGTTTCGTCAGAACCTTCTGGGAAAGCGTGTGGATTACTCGGGCCGTACGGTTATAGTAATAGGCCCTAATTTGCGACTGCATCAGTGCGGACTTCCCAAAAAGATGGCCCTTGAGCTTTTCAAGCCCTTTATTTTCAACAAGCTTGAAGAAAAGGGTATTGTCAGTACTATCAAGACGGCTAAAAAACTGGTCGAAAAAGAAGCTCCTGAAGTTTGGGATGCGCTGGATGAAGTGGTAAGGGAGTTTCCGGTCCTTCTGAACCGTGCTCCCACATTGCATCGACTGGGTATCCAGGCCTTTGAGCCCATTCTGATTGAGGGCAAAGCCATTCAGCTTCATCCTCTTGTCTGCACTGCTTTCAATGCGGACTTCGACGGTGACCAGATGGCAGTACACATCCCGCTTTCTGTGGAAGCTCAGACGGAAGCCCGGGTACTCATGATGTCGAGCAACAATATTCTGAGCCCCGCTCACGGCGATCCCATAATCGTGCCCACTCAGGACATAGTCCTGGGCCTCTATTACATGACTCGAGAGAGACCCTTCGCCAGAGGCGAAGGCCAGATTTTTTCGGGTGTTGATGAAGTGCGACAGGCTTACGATGCCGGCGCGGTGGATCTCCATGCGAGAATTCAGGTCCGCATGAAAGAAAAGTTTGTTCAGACCACCGTGGGTAGGGTGCTCCTTTCCGAACTGCTACCTCCTGAGGTCGATTTTGAATTCGTGAACAAACCTATGACCAAGAAGGCTCTCGCCCGCCTCATCGATGAGTGCTACCGCAAGGCCGGCAACAAGGCGACGGTGATTCTGGCAGACCGGCTGAAGGATCTTGGTTATGAAATGGCTACGAAGAGCGGTCTCTCCATTGCCATAAAGGACATGGTTATTCCGAAGAAGAAGGCAGAGATAATCCAGAAGGCCTTTGAAGAGGTCAAAGAAATAGAACGTCAGTACAACGAGGGACTTATTACTGAGGGCGAGAAATATAACAAGGTCGTGGATACCTGGGCCAAGGCCACGGAAGACGTTGCGGCGGAAATGATGAAGGAAATAGCCTTTACGGAGGTTGAAGGCCCTGAGGGGCAAAAAGAACTGATGCAGTCTTTCAATCCGATCTACATGATGGCCGACTCGGGCGCACGGGGTAGCAAGGACCAGATGAGACAGCTTTCGGGTATGAGAGGGCTTATGGCCAAGCCTTCGGGCGAGATAATTGAAACCCCGATAA
This window harbors:
- the rplL gene encoding 50S ribosomal protein L7/L12, with product MAEITKEDVIKFIENMTVLELSELVKELEERFGVTAAAPVAVAAAVPAGAAPAEAAPAEEEKTEFTVVLTGVGDKKIQVIKEIRAITNLGLKEAKELVENVPSTVKEGISKEEAEEIAKKLQEAGATVEIK
- the rpoB gene encoding DNA-directed RNA polymerase subunit beta, producing the protein MATALTHEYRVRKNFGKIRQILEIPYLIEMQKSSYDQFLQMDVPPEKREKKGLQEVFTSVFPIEDISGSARLEFVSYSFGEIKYDVQECIARGMTYGAPLKLLVRLVVYDVDKETGQREIRDIKEQEIYFGNLPIMTEKGTFIINGTERVVVSQLQRSPGIFFDHDKGKSHVSGKVLYAARIIPLRGSWLDFEFDHKDILYVKIDRRRKFPVTVLLKALGYSTEDLLHYFYESEQVRLIDRERAEKVLTEVLTGSRVTEDIVHPETGEVILKKGRKLGKQTIKKLHELGISAIPLSTSELIGEVLAHDVIDFSTGEIIAECNDVITEELLDEMFRRNIREFTVLHISGPNVSPSLRMTLLQDKGIDSREDALAEIYRKMRPGNPVTREAAEEYLHNLFFNPDTYDLSEVGRLKLNIQLGLDVPLDQRTLRREDILEAVKRLIWLKDTQGPVDDIDNLGNRRVRPVGELLENQYRIGLVRMERAIKERMIVQEVETLMPHDLINAKPVTSVVKEFFGTSQLSQFMDQTNPLSEITHKRRLSALGPGGLTRERAGFEVRDVHTTHYGRICPIETPEGPNIGLIVSLATYARVNRYGFIETPYRKVENGKVLDEVVYLTAMDEKDYPIAQANAPLDEENRFINEHVTARRGGEYVLVPREEVKYMDVSPNQVVSVSSSLIPFLEHDDANRALMGSNMQRQAVPLIQTRAPLVGTGIERVVARDSGITTVARRDGIVEYVDATRIVVRADEPDETGSVVDIYRLMKFQRSNQNTCFNQKPLVRRGDRIVKGQIIADGPSTDHGELALGRNVMVAFMSWGGYNFEDSILVSERIVKEDIFTSIHIEEFEVLARDTKLGKEEITRDIPNVGEDQLKNLDESGIVRIGAYVRPNDILVGKVTPKGETQLTPEERLLRAIFGEKASDVKDTSLRVPPGVEGIVIDARVFSRRGLEKDQRTQKIEDAEVAKLQKDMRDEVEIIRRMTVKELARVLQGRTSGVTIKDGQVTYVKKGDPLTEEILSEMSPFLWKKIVPAEDPQLSLEIERIYNDYQSQVDRVRDLFEKKIEKIRSGDELPPGVLKMVKVYVAVKRKLQVGDKMAGRHGNKGVVSRILPVEDMPYFADGTPVDIVLNPLGVPSRMNVGQILETHLGWAAKGLGEQLARLIEEYKERETIEQKLKRIYSQLEFDKYFKDATDEELKALVPQFREGVHIASPVFDGAKEDEIREFLKEAGLPETGQTILYDGRTGEPFDTPVTVGIMYMLKLHHLVDDKIHARSIGPYSLVTQQPLGGKAQFGGQRLGEMEVWTMEAYGAAYALQEFLTVKSDDVPGRTRMYGKIVKGDNTLEAGIPESFKVMTKELQALALDFRTLEEVEDEEE
- the rpoC gene encoding DNA-directed RNA polymerase subunit beta', which gives rise to MKDLYQFGQVRRDPNQFNAVKIMIASPEVIREWSYGEVKKPETINYRTFKPERDGLFCARIFGPVKDFECNCGKYKRMKHRGVVCEKCGVEVIQSKVRRERMAHIELASPVAHIWFLRSLPSKIGHLLDLTLRELERVLYFDSYIVIDPGKAPVSRGELITEERFRQLTAEYGPEFRAGIGAEAIKELLSKIDLDEIVQQLREEVQNTSSEAKKKKLGKRLRVVDAFRTSGNRPEWMILDVVPVLPPDLRPLVPLDGGRFATSDLNDLYRRVINRNNRLKRLQDLGAPEIIIRNEKRMLQEAVDVLFDNGRRGKVVLGSNKRPLKSLSDMLKGKQGRFRQNLLGKRVDYSGRTVIVIGPNLRLHQCGLPKKMALELFKPFIFNKLEEKGIVSTIKTAKKLVEKEAPEVWDALDEVVREFPVLLNRAPTLHRLGIQAFEPILIEGKAIQLHPLVCTAFNADFDGDQMAVHIPLSVEAQTEARVLMMSSNNILSPAHGDPIIVPTQDIVLGLYYMTRERPFARGEGQIFSGVDEVRQAYDAGAVDLHARIQVRMKEKFVQTTVGRVLLSELLPPEVDFEFVNKPMTKKALARLIDECYRKAGNKATVILADRLKDLGYEMATKSGLSIAIKDMVIPKKKAEIIQKAFEEVKEIERQYNEGLITEGEKYNKVVDTWAKATEDVAAEMMKEIAFTEVEGPEGQKELMQSFNPIYMMADSGARGSKDQMRQLSGMRGLMAKPSGEIIETPITANFREGLTVLQYFISTHGARKGLADTALKTANSGYLTRRLVDVAQDVVVLEEDCGTFDGIEVESLLEAGEIIQPLAERILGRIAHEDVVDPMTGEVLVRAGDEIDEEALKKIEEAGIEKVSIRSVLTCKTARGVCAKCYGRDLAQGKPVEIGEAVGIIAAQSIGEPGTQLTMRTFHIGGTASKRIEQTSITNKYAGRVKFVNLHTVVNRHGELVAMNRNGELAIVGDTGRERERYRIIYGAKLKVKDGDFIEAETLIAEWDPFTTPILTEVEGTVKFGDLIEGQTLQEKIDPVTGKSSKVVVEYRDVDLRPRISIKDARGRTAKVGESGHARYYLPVGAILMVNEGDYVYPGDVLARIPRETTKTKDITGGLPRVAELFEVRKPKEHAIISEIDGVVHFGKDIKGKRQIIVEPEVGEPREYLIPKGKHITVHEGDYVRAGEPLMDGSPDPHDILRVRGEKELAKYLVDEIQKVYRLQGVRINDKHIEVIVRQMMKRVKVTNPGDSEFLPGEPVEKHIFEKVNRRLISEGKQPAEAEPLLLGITKASLTTESFISAASFQETTKVLTDAAAAGKVDKLRGLKENVIVGRLIPAGTGFPKYRAIRERAEVFGAR